A genomic segment from Propionibacteriaceae bacterium ZF39 encodes:
- a CDS encoding phage holin family protein: MQTLIRMVPGITVTGAGFGRQALTLLIVAAIIGVVNSIVKPIVATLTGCLIVLTLGLFIWVVNAWMLLAASWIAGQVSLGFHVDGFWSALFGSIVISVVTMLLSGFKRDKQSAR; encoded by the coding sequence ATGCAGACCCTCATACGCATGGTCCCGGGAATCACGGTCACGGGCGCGGGATTCGGCCGCCAGGCGCTCACTCTTCTCATCGTGGCGGCGATTATCGGGGTCGTGAACTCCATCGTGAAGCCGATCGTGGCCACGCTCACGGGGTGCCTGATCGTGCTGACGTTGGGCCTGTTCATCTGGGTCGTGAACGCGTGGATGCTGCTGGCGGCCTCCTGGATCGCCGGACAGGTCTCGCTGGGCTTCCACGTCGACGGGTTCTGGTCGGCGCTTTTCGGGTCGATCGTCATCAGCGTGGTCACGATGCTGCTGTCGGGGTTCAAGCGCGACAAGCAGTCCGCTCGATAG
- a CDS encoding DUF1707 domain-containing protein, which produces MTDPTQMRAGNVDRDRVIGALQQAYADGRLSDDELAARIETVHSARTFGDLDDVVEDLPITRPSVEYAAVMGGPGDGLAQREPVGAPAPQNEWAAALSQQHGPVGSSPDNPMVLDAGWSSEKREGAWEIPQFLRLRGGVGSVKLDCTEAFTPHQVIHLWVEGDLGSITIVVPEGWAADANGVKKSWGSIYVKVPGEPTMGRPIIVANGSMGAGSLTIRHPNWFERKRLEKKLR; this is translated from the coding sequence ATGACAGATCCCACACAGATGCGCGCCGGGAACGTGGATCGCGACCGGGTGATCGGCGCCCTGCAACAGGCGTACGCCGACGGTCGCCTGAGCGACGACGAGTTGGCGGCTCGCATCGAGACCGTCCACTCGGCGCGCACCTTCGGTGATCTCGACGACGTGGTCGAGGACCTGCCGATCACGCGACCGTCGGTGGAGTACGCCGCTGTCATGGGCGGCCCCGGCGATGGGCTCGCGCAGCGCGAACCGGTGGGTGCGCCAGCACCTCAGAATGAGTGGGCCGCTGCCCTGAGTCAGCAACACGGTCCGGTCGGATCCTCACCCGACAATCCAATGGTCCTCGATGCCGGCTGGTCGTCGGAGAAGCGGGAGGGTGCGTGGGAGATTCCGCAGTTCCTGCGGCTTCGCGGTGGCGTGGGGTCGGTCAAGCTGGACTGCACGGAAGCCTTCACCCCTCATCAGGTCATTCACCTCTGGGTGGAGGGTGATCTGGGATCAATCACCATCGTCGTGCCGGAGGGCTGGGCCGCCGATGCGAACGGCGTAAAGAAGTCGTGGGGCTCGATCTATGTGAAAGTGCCGGGCGAGCCGACCATGGGCCGCCCGATCATCGTCGCCAACGGATCCATGGGCGCCGGGTCGCTGACCATCCGCCACCCCAACTGGTTCGAGCGCAAGCGCCTGGAGAAGAAACTGCGCTGA
- a CDS encoding response regulator transcription factor, translated as MTTPVSHPSSGWQLLALGRAIVAELGTPDPARLELLERVATGLPETAMVPMLRSWYAAEASGAVSDWLAMQEVDPELRSAWVTLWARLRCAEAAVREDNSEIARAQLDVGLDLANRLGAAWFVERYRALGVKAPTPEATQRSGRPGGLTNREQEVLALVAEGRSNGEIAKTLVVSTKTVSVHVSNILAKLGVGSRTEAAAWAYAERTTGEARRDI; from the coding sequence ATGACGACTCCGGTCAGCCACCCTTCATCCGGCTGGCAGCTGCTGGCGCTGGGCCGGGCGATTGTCGCTGAGTTGGGTACGCCCGATCCCGCGCGTCTGGAGTTGCTCGAGCGGGTCGCCACAGGCTTGCCGGAAACGGCGATGGTGCCCATGCTCCGCAGCTGGTACGCCGCAGAGGCCTCGGGAGCGGTCTCCGATTGGCTGGCGATGCAGGAGGTGGACCCAGAACTGAGATCGGCGTGGGTCACACTCTGGGCCCGTCTGCGTTGTGCCGAGGCCGCCGTTCGGGAGGACAACTCGGAGATCGCGCGGGCTCAACTGGATGTCGGTCTCGACTTGGCGAACCGGCTCGGGGCCGCCTGGTTCGTCGAGCGGTATCGGGCTCTCGGTGTGAAGGCGCCCACGCCCGAGGCAACTCAGAGATCAGGCCGCCCCGGCGGCCTGACCAACCGGGAGCAGGAAGTCCTGGCCCTCGTCGCCGAGGGCCGCAGCAACGGTGAGATCGCGAAGACGCTCGTCGTGTCGACCAAGACCGTCAGCGTCCACGTGAGCAATATCCTCGCCAAACTCGGCGTCGGCTCGCGCACCGAGGCAGCGGCGTGGGCCTATGCAGAAAGAACAACGGGGGAGGCGCGTCGTGACATTTGA
- a CDS encoding ATP-binding protein, which yields MTHGDRSFVGRGAELEALRQAWSTAVQQRPGLVLVSGEAGIGKSSLVGQLVDGLGTEAGVLLGQCLAFGAEAVPYAAISQILKSLVARHGADRVREWAGAGHAALGSLVPALGGDGRVAESQRAQVFEAVGTSCSGPRESSRSLSSSKIFIGPMSRRATCCAFSMPRCSTPLWARSNPVSWCS from the coding sequence ATGACCCATGGAGACCGATCGTTCGTCGGGCGGGGTGCCGAACTCGAGGCGCTGCGGCAGGCCTGGTCGACGGCTGTCCAACAGCGACCAGGGCTGGTCCTGGTGTCCGGCGAGGCCGGCATCGGGAAGTCCAGCCTCGTCGGCCAACTTGTCGACGGTCTCGGCACCGAAGCCGGCGTACTGCTCGGGCAGTGCCTCGCCTTCGGTGCCGAGGCCGTGCCCTATGCGGCGATCAGCCAGATCCTGAAGTCGTTGGTCGCGCGGCACGGCGCGGATCGCGTACGGGAGTGGGCGGGTGCTGGTCATGCCGCACTCGGCTCCCTGGTTCCGGCGCTCGGCGGCGATGGGCGGGTGGCCGAATCCCAACGCGCGCAGGTGTTCGAGGCGGTCGGGACGTCCTGCTCGGGGCCGCGCGAGAGCAGCCGCTCGCTGTCATCGTCGAAGATCTTCATTGGGCCGATGTCTCGACGGGCCACCTGTTGCGCTTTCTCGATGCCGCGTTGCAGTACGCCCCTTTGGGCCCGGAGCAATCCGGTGTCCTGGTGCTCGTGA
- a CDS encoding sensor histidine kinase, with protein sequence MTIRTPARAARMTRGNWAVDLGIALLLIVVGLVEVWLPMESVYGDGSAVISTLGIVVFNVLLSQRRARPWIALSSLLVWPVLGLSQGGNLQVMFFGQLVPLMVLVFSVARFAQGPLRWIGPLCGIVFVAVADLFMPLLRSPNELIFHWGNIVLAFLLGLALRISAERAAAEAVRATLAESTAREQALVAVSEERARIARELHDIVAHSVSVMVVQAGAAEQMVADDPAYARRALGTIRTTGSGALAEMRRLVTMLRDPESDADLAPQPGVDSLTDLIRAAEGAGFHVELKVTGERPDLPAGLDLTVYRIVQEALTNVRRHSLARQAQVELDFGSEALEIVVTDPGPARGSAHGGSGHGLVGMRERVALFGGRVSAEATGDGFEVRAVLPLERVG encoded by the coding sequence GTGACCATCAGGACGCCGGCGCGTGCCGCGCGCATGACCAGGGGCAATTGGGCAGTCGACCTCGGCATCGCACTGCTGCTCATCGTCGTGGGGCTCGTCGAAGTGTGGCTGCCGATGGAGTCGGTCTATGGCGATGGGTCGGCGGTGATCAGCACGCTCGGCATCGTGGTCTTCAACGTACTGCTCAGCCAGCGTCGAGCCCGGCCGTGGATCGCCCTGTCCTCTCTGCTGGTCTGGCCGGTGCTGGGGCTAAGCCAGGGCGGGAATCTGCAGGTGATGTTCTTCGGCCAGCTCGTGCCGCTGATGGTGCTGGTGTTCTCAGTCGCACGGTTCGCGCAGGGCCCGCTGCGGTGGATCGGCCCGTTGTGCGGGATCGTCTTCGTCGCGGTCGCCGACCTGTTCATGCCGCTGCTGAGGTCTCCCAACGAGCTGATCTTCCACTGGGGCAACATCGTCCTCGCGTTCCTGCTCGGGCTGGCGCTGCGGATCTCGGCCGAGCGGGCCGCGGCCGAGGCCGTCCGCGCGACTCTGGCCGAATCGACCGCGCGCGAGCAGGCCCTGGTGGCGGTGAGCGAGGAGCGGGCGCGCATCGCCCGGGAACTGCATGACATCGTCGCCCATTCGGTCAGCGTCATGGTCGTGCAGGCCGGTGCCGCCGAACAGATGGTTGCCGACGATCCGGCGTACGCCCGGCGCGCGCTGGGGACGATCAGAACGACCGGGTCGGGGGCTCTGGCCGAGATGCGGCGGCTCGTGACGATGCTGCGCGATCCCGAGTCGGACGCGGACCTGGCACCGCAACCCGGAGTCGATTCCTTGACCGACCTCATCAGGGCGGCCGAGGGAGCAGGGTTTCACGTGGAACTGAAGGTGACCGGTGAGCGACCGGACCTACCCGCCGGGCTTGACCTGACCGTGTATCGGATCGTGCAGGAGGCGTTGACGAACGTACGCCGGCACTCGCTCGCCCGGCAGGCCCAGGTGGAGCTCGACTTCGGATCCGAGGCCCTGGAGATCGTCGTGACGGATCCGGGACCTGCTCGAGGTTCGGCCCACGGTGGGTCCGGGCATGGGCTGGTAGGCATGCGTGAACGCGTCGCCTTGTTCGGCGGACGGGTCTCGGCGGAAGCGACCGGGGACGGATTCGAGGTACGCGCGGTGTTGCCCCTGGAGCGTGTGGGATGA
- a CDS encoding response regulator transcription factor, producing the protein MNADPLRVLVVDDQELVRLGFRLILERAGLEVVGEAGDGLEAVELVREHRPDVVLMDIRMARLDGVEATRRIGELVGPRPRVLVLTTFDLDEYVYNAVRAGASGFLLKDVPPDDLVHAVRVVARGESMLAPTLIARLLDRFTARPPVAERPAELAELTDRELEIARLVARGLSNAEIGARLFLSEATVKTYVSRLLAKLHLRDRVQVAVLAYRTGLVPLD; encoded by the coding sequence ATGAACGCCGACCCGCTCCGCGTACTCGTCGTCGACGACCAGGAACTCGTCCGCCTCGGCTTCCGGTTGATCCTCGAACGGGCGGGGCTTGAGGTAGTCGGTGAGGCCGGGGACGGGCTCGAGGCCGTGGAACTGGTCCGGGAGCATCGGCCCGATGTGGTGCTGATGGACATCCGGATGGCCCGACTGGACGGTGTCGAGGCGACCCGGCGGATCGGCGAGCTCGTCGGTCCGCGGCCGCGGGTCCTGGTGCTGACGACGTTCGATCTGGATGAATATGTATACAACGCAGTACGGGCCGGAGCCTCCGGGTTCCTGTTGAAGGATGTGCCGCCCGATGACCTGGTGCATGCGGTGCGGGTCGTCGCGAGGGGTGAATCCATGCTCGCGCCGACGTTGATCGCCCGGCTGCTCGACCGGTTCACCGCGCGGCCGCCCGTGGCGGAACGACCCGCGGAACTGGCCGAGTTGACCGATCGCGAACTCGAGATCGCCCGGCTCGTCGCCCGTGGCTTGTCCAACGCCGAGATCGGCGCACGGCTCTTTCTGAGCGAGGCGACGGTCAAGACCTATGTCTCGCGCCTGCTTGCCAAGCTGCACCTGCGCGATCGCGTCCAGGTCGCCGTCCTGGCGTACCGGACCGGGCTCGTGCCACTCGACTGA
- a CDS encoding arsenate reductase ArsC: MSKPSVLYVCIHNAGRSQMAAAYTLALSGGRVEVRSAGSAPGDQVNPAAVEAMLEEGIDMSAEQPKILTNEAVEASDVVITMGCGDTCPYYPGKRYEDWVLEDPAGKGVDSVRPIRDDIKQRVLALLASLDVEPIAR, translated from the coding sequence ATGTCCAAGCCCAGCGTGCTCTATGTCTGCATCCACAACGCCGGTCGCTCCCAGATGGCTGCGGCGTACACCCTCGCCCTCTCCGGCGGTCGGGTCGAGGTCCGCTCGGCCGGCTCCGCGCCGGGCGACCAGGTGAACCCCGCTGCGGTCGAGGCGATGCTCGAGGAAGGCATCGATATGTCGGCCGAGCAGCCCAAGATCCTGACCAACGAGGCCGTCGAGGCGTCCGATGTCGTGATCACCATGGGCTGTGGCGACACCTGTCCATACTATCCGGGCAAGCGCTACGAGGACTGGGTCCTGGAGGATCCGGCCGGCAAGGGCGTCGATTCCGTGCGCCCCATCCGCGACGACATCAAGCAGCGAGTCCTGGCTCTGCTCGCGTCGCTGGACGTGGAGCCCATCGCTCGCTGA
- the arsB gene encoding ACR3 family arsenite efflux transporter: MSTITQPDQHESVISRMSVLDRFLAVWILAAMALGLLLGRTFPGLNAALDSIKIANISVPIAIGLLVMMYPVLAKVRYTEINRVTGDRKLMVLSLVLNWLVGPALMFSLAWLLLPDLPEYRTGLIIVGLARCIAMVFIWNDLACGDREAAAVLVAINSVFQVLMFGVLGWFYLQILPGWLGLSTTSAEFSFWAIVLSVVVFLGIPLVAGYLTRTLGERAKGREWYEEKFLPKIGPWALIGLLFTIVLLFALQGEAITSQPLAVARIALPLLAYFVVMFGGAMVLSKLSGLNYAKSTSVSMTAAGNNFELAIAVAIGTFGITSGQALAGVVGPLIEVPVLVALVYVAKWAGRKFWAGDPTVPVD; this comes from the coding sequence ATGAGCACGATCACCCAGCCCGATCAGCACGAATCGGTCATCTCCAGGATGTCGGTTCTCGACCGCTTCCTCGCAGTGTGGATCCTGGCGGCGATGGCCCTGGGGCTCCTGCTGGGGCGTACGTTCCCCGGCCTCAACGCCGCGCTCGACTCCATCAAGATCGCCAACATCTCGGTCCCGATCGCCATCGGCCTGCTCGTGATGATGTATCCGGTGCTGGCCAAGGTCCGCTACACCGAGATCAACCGGGTCACCGGCGACCGCAAGCTGATGGTGCTGTCGCTCGTGCTCAACTGGCTCGTCGGCCCGGCGCTGATGTTCTCCCTGGCCTGGCTGCTGTTGCCCGATCTGCCCGAATATCGCACCGGCCTGATCATCGTCGGTCTTGCCCGCTGCATCGCGATGGTGTTCATCTGGAACGACCTCGCCTGCGGTGACCGGGAGGCCGCGGCGGTCCTGGTCGCGATCAACTCGGTCTTCCAGGTGCTGATGTTCGGCGTGCTCGGTTGGTTCTATCTGCAGATCCTGCCGGGTTGGCTCGGCCTGTCGACGACGTCGGCGGAGTTCTCGTTCTGGGCGATCGTGCTGAGCGTTGTGGTGTTCCTCGGCATCCCTCTGGTGGCCGGATATCTGACGCGTACGCTCGGCGAGCGGGCGAAGGGCCGGGAGTGGTACGAGGAGAAGTTCCTCCCGAAGATCGGCCCCTGGGCGCTGATCGGCCTGCTCTTCACGATCGTCCTGCTGTTCGCGCTGCAGGGTGAGGCGATCACGTCGCAACCGCTCGCCGTGGCCCGGATCGCGCTGCCGCTGCTGGCGTACTTCGTCGTGATGTTCGGCGGGGCCATGGTCCTGTCCAAGCTCTCCGGCCTCAACTACGCGAAGTCGACGTCCGTGTCCATGACCGCCGCCGGCAACAACTTCGAGCTCGCCATCGCCGTCGCCATCGGCACATTCGGCATCACATCCGGCCAGGCCCTCGCAGGTGTCGTCGGACCGCTGATCGAGGTGCCCGTCCTCGTTGCCCTCGTTTATGTCGCCAAGTGGGCCGGCCGGAAGTTCTGGGCCGGCGATCCGACCGTTCCCGTCGACTGA
- a CDS encoding metalloregulator ArsR/SmtB family transcription factor: protein MTAEAHCAETTAQALLSADDAARWAKLFKALSDPTRVRIVEYIASDDCAQVCACHLPEALGISQPTLSHHMKKLVDAGILTRTQRGRWADYAVDTDVLAQLRAWPSNCRC from the coding sequence ATGACCGCCGAAGCCCACTGCGCCGAGACCACCGCCCAGGCCCTGCTGAGCGCCGATGATGCTGCGCGCTGGGCCAAGCTGTTCAAGGCGTTGAGTGACCCGACGCGGGTGCGGATCGTGGAGTACATCGCGAGCGACGACTGCGCGCAGGTCTGCGCCTGCCACCTGCCCGAGGCGCTCGGCATCTCGCAGCCGACCCTGTCGCACCACATGAAGAAGCTCGTCGACGCGGGCATTCTCACGCGTACGCAACGCGGCCGCTGGGCCGACTATGCCGTCGACACCGACGTCCTCGCGCAGCTCCGCGCTTGGCCATCGAACTGCCGCTGCTGA
- a CDS encoding CoA ester lyase translates to MSKWMPPGPALLFCPGNRPDRFEKAAERSDAVILDLEDAVPARDRDAARAAIAASRLDPERTIVRVNPVGSPDHEADLACVRETDYTCVMLAKTESAEHVTSVAAWTEACVLALVETPLGVVRAEEIASALGCGGMMWGAEDLVAAMGGRSSRFALPHTVPDASREPETLHAAVGTRAGAYRDVPRYARARVAMAAAAFGRWAVDGVHMDFSDTEGQRIEALDGFALGFAATACIHPDQVPIVREAYTPNQADIDWAQRVLAAEEMGGAVEVDGRMVDGPMYRQAEAIIRRLPNVD, encoded by the coding sequence GTGAGCAAGTGGATGCCCCCGGGGCCGGCGCTGCTGTTCTGTCCGGGCAATCGCCCGGACCGATTCGAGAAGGCGGCCGAGCGCTCCGATGCCGTGATCCTCGACCTCGAGGACGCCGTCCCCGCTCGGGATCGCGACGCAGCCCGGGCCGCCATCGCCGCCAGCCGCCTCGACCCGGAGCGCACGATCGTGCGGGTCAATCCGGTCGGGAGCCCGGACCACGAGGCCGACCTGGCGTGTGTGCGGGAGACGGACTACACCTGCGTCATGCTCGCCAAGACCGAATCGGCCGAGCACGTCACCAGCGTCGCGGCCTGGACCGAGGCCTGCGTACTCGCGTTGGTCGAAACACCGCTGGGTGTGGTCCGCGCCGAGGAGATCGCGTCGGCGCTCGGATGCGGCGGCATGATGTGGGGCGCCGAGGATCTGGTGGCAGCCATGGGCGGGCGCTCGAGTCGCTTCGCGCTGCCGCACACCGTGCCGGACGCGTCACGGGAGCCGGAGACGTTGCATGCTGCGGTGGGTACGCGGGCCGGCGCCTATCGGGATGTCCCGCGCTATGCGAGGGCTCGGGTCGCGATGGCCGCGGCCGCGTTCGGGCGCTGGGCCGTTGATGGGGTGCACATGGACTTCTCCGACACCGAGGGTCAGCGGATCGAGGCGCTGGACGGGTTTGCTCTGGGGTTCGCGGCGACCGCGTGCATCCACCCGGATCAGGTGCCGATCGTGCGGGAGGCCTACACCCCCAACCAGGCCGATATCGACTGGGCCCAGCGCGTGCTCGCCGCCGAGGAGATGGGTGGCGCGGTCGAGGTCGACGGACGCATGGTCGATGGTCCGATGTATCGCCAGGCGGAGGCCATCATCCGCCGTCTGCCCAACGTGGACTGA
- a CDS encoding MaoC family dehydratase — translation MSDRREVVQRGLWFEEYEVGTAYLHRPGRTMTEADNVLFTTLTMNTQSLHLDAAWAAEQPEFGGERLMNSMHTLSTLVGLSVAQLTQGTIVANLGFSEVTFPAPVFHGDTLYAETVCLAKRASNSRPGTGIVTLEHLGHNQHGKLVARAVRTTLVRMRPEPPSDSTKE, via the coding sequence ATGAGTGACCGCCGGGAGGTCGTGCAGCGTGGGCTGTGGTTCGAGGAATACGAGGTGGGGACGGCGTACCTTCATCGCCCCGGCCGCACCATGACCGAGGCCGACAACGTGCTGTTCACGACGCTGACGATGAACACGCAGTCGCTGCATCTCGATGCGGCGTGGGCGGCGGAGCAGCCGGAGTTCGGCGGCGAACGGCTGATGAACTCGATGCACACGCTGTCGACGCTGGTCGGGCTGTCGGTCGCGCAGCTCACGCAGGGCACGATCGTGGCGAATCTTGGGTTCAGCGAGGTGACGTTTCCCGCGCCGGTTTTCCACGGCGACACGCTCTATGCCGAGACGGTCTGTCTGGCCAAACGGGCCTCGAACTCGCGACCGGGCACCGGGATCGTCACCCTCGAACACCTCGGCCACAATCAACATGGAAAGCTGGTGGCCCGGGCGGTGCGGACGACGTTGGTGCGTATGCGACCGGAGCCGCCGAGCGATTCGACCAAGGAGTGA
- a CDS encoding acyl-CoA dehydrogenase family protein, whose translation MELEEHYADLKATVADFADEVVAPVVAELDRTHSFPYDIVERMGRMGLFGLPFPEEYGGQGADYFALSLALEELGRIDQSVAITLEAGVSLGAMPIFRFGTEEQKQEWLPDLIAGRRIAGFGLTEPEAGSHAGETRTTARLENDEWVINGAKQFITNSGTDITSLVIVTAVTGQRPNGSKEISAIIVPSGTPGFTVEPAYDKVGWRASDTHPLTFVDCRVPEANLLGERGRGYANFLSILDEGRIAISALATGAAQGCVDESVRYARERRTFGRPIGAHQAVGFRIARMEARAYASRSLYYSVARLMLAGKPFKKDAAIAKLLSSEAAMDNARDATQVHGGYGFMNEYAVARHYRDSKVLEIGEGTSEVQLMLIARELGLNDE comes from the coding sequence ATGGAACTGGAGGAGCATTACGCAGACCTGAAGGCGACGGTCGCGGACTTTGCCGACGAGGTGGTCGCGCCCGTGGTGGCGGAGCTGGACCGGACGCACTCGTTCCCCTACGACATCGTCGAGCGCATGGGCCGGATGGGGCTGTTCGGGCTGCCGTTCCCGGAGGAGTACGGCGGTCAGGGCGCTGACTATTTCGCCCTGTCGCTGGCCCTCGAGGAACTCGGCCGGATCGATCAATCGGTGGCGATCACGCTCGAGGCCGGCGTCTCCCTGGGCGCCATGCCGATCTTCCGCTTCGGCACCGAGGAGCAGAAGCAGGAATGGCTCCCCGATCTCATCGCCGGCCGCCGGATCGCCGGCTTTGGCCTGACCGAACCCGAGGCCGGTTCGCACGCCGGCGAGACCCGCACGACCGCCCGGCTCGAGAACGACGAATGGGTCATCAACGGCGCCAAGCAGTTCATCACCAACTCCGGCACCGACATCACGAGCCTGGTCATCGTGACGGCCGTGACCGGGCAGCGCCCCAACGGCTCCAAGGAGATCTCCGCGATCATCGTGCCGAGCGGGACGCCGGGATTCACGGTCGAGCCGGCGTACGACAAGGTCGGCTGGCGCGCCTCCGACACCCATCCGCTCACGTTCGTCGACTGCCGCGTACCCGAAGCCAACCTCCTCGGCGAGCGCGGCCGCGGTTACGCCAACTTCCTGTCGATCCTCGACGAGGGCCGCATCGCGATCTCGGCGCTGGCGACCGGGGCCGCGCAGGGGTGCGTGGACGAATCGGTGCGGTACGCCAGGGAGCGCCGCACCTTCGGCCGCCCCATCGGTGCGCATCAGGCGGTCGGGTTCCGGATCGCGCGGATGGAGGCACGGGCGTACGCGTCCCGCTCGCTCTACTACTCCGTCGCCCGCCTCATGCTCGCCGGCAAGCCGTTCAAGAAGGACGCCGCGATCGCGAAGCTGCTCAGCTCGGAGGCGGCCATGGACAACGCGCGCGATGCGACGCAGGTGCACGGGGGCTATGGATTCATGAATGAGTACGCCGTCGCGCGGCACTATCGCGATTCGAAGGTGCTGGAGATCGGGGAGGGAACGAGTGAGGTGCAGCTCATGCTGATCGCCCGCGAGCTGGGGCTCAACGATGAGTGA
- a CDS encoding acetyl/propionyl/methylcrotonyl-CoA carboxylase subunit alpha produces the protein MATFNTVLVANRGEIAVRIMRTLRAMGVRSVAVYSDADVDARHVREADVAVRLGPARAADSYLNVERIIEACRETGAEAVHPGYGFLSENAGFARALEDAGIVFIGPPASAIETMGDKIAAKAAVSARGVPIVPGLSRPGLTDADLIAGAEEVGFPVLVKPSAGGGGKGMRRVERAEDLPEALASARRESRAAFGDDTLLLERFVTNPRHIEVQVMADRHGSVIHLGERECSLQRRHQKVIEEAPSPLLDEATRARIGEAACDAARSVGYVGAGTVEFIVSADQPDEFFFMEMNTRLQVEHPVTELVTGLDLVELQLRIAAGAPLPLDQTDVTLTGHAIEARVYAEDPGRGFLPTGGTVLALREPTGAGVRIDSGLRAGTHIGSDYDPMLSKIIAHGADRAEALARLDAALAATQVLGVRTNIEFCRFLLAADEVRAGELDTGLLDRLAEGFEPAPPPPGALVAAAMHRTEERWNRVPRERRTLWDIPNGWRLGPGDAPGLGGRAEVWTRLDHGPGTPAVTVGLRGVPWDAEITLTDATIGADHPTVTSARYRARVVHEGSALRLTLDGQQQRWLVVRDEDTFWVAGAGGTWDLRLRPLIDPRIHDEGTSDGEIRSPMPGAVIATFLEDGTEVEAGVRLLAVEAMKMEHALTAPVAGTVRIHVKQGDQVAEDQLLAVVSTGSTEKEE, from the coding sequence ATGGCGACTTTCAACACGGTCCTCGTGGCCAATCGCGGCGAGATCGCGGTGCGGATCATGCGGACACTGCGGGCCATGGGTGTCCGGTCGGTGGCTGTGTATTCGGACGCCGATGTCGATGCGCGGCATGTGCGCGAGGCGGATGTCGCGGTGAGGCTGGGCCCGGCGCGGGCGGCCGATTCCTATCTCAACGTTGAGCGGATCATCGAGGCCTGCCGCGAGACCGGGGCCGAGGCCGTGCACCCCGGCTATGGATTCCTGTCCGAGAACGCCGGGTTTGCGCGGGCGCTGGAGGACGCGGGCATCGTCTTCATCGGCCCGCCCGCGTCGGCGATCGAGACCATGGGCGACAAGATCGCGGCGAAGGCGGCGGTGTCGGCCCGCGGGGTGCCCATCGTGCCCGGCCTGTCCCGACCCGGCCTCACCGACGCGGACCTGATCGCGGGGGCTGAAGAGGTCGGCTTCCCCGTTCTGGTGAAACCGTCCGCGGGCGGTGGCGGCAAGGGCATGCGCCGGGTCGAGCGGGCCGAGGACCTGCCGGAAGCCTTGGCCTCCGCGCGACGGGAGTCCCGGGCCGCGTTCGGGGACGACACCCTCCTGCTCGAGCGGTTCGTCACCAACCCGCGCCACATCGAAGTGCAGGTCATGGCCGACCGGCATGGCTCGGTGATCCACCTCGGAGAGCGGGAGTGTTCGCTTCAGCGACGGCACCAGAAGGTCATCGAGGAGGCCCCGTCGCCCTTGCTCGACGAAGCGACGCGGGCACGGATCGGCGAAGCCGCCTGTGACGCGGCCCGCTCGGTCGGCTATGTCGGCGCGGGCACCGTCGAGTTCATCGTGTCCGCGGATCAGCCTGACGAGTTCTTCTTCATGGAGATGAACACGCGCCTGCAGGTCGAGCACCCCGTGACCGAGCTCGTCACGGGACTCGATCTCGTGGAGCTCCAACTGCGGATCGCAGCCGGCGCTCCCCTGCCCCTCGACCAGACCGACGTCACGCTGACCGGACATGCCATCGAGGCCCGCGTCTATGCCGAGGACCCCGGCCGCGGATTCCTGCCCACCGGCGGGACTGTGCTGGCGTTGCGCGAGCCGACGGGTGCGGGCGTACGCATCGACTCCGGCCTCCGTGCCGGCACCCACATCGGCAGCGACTATGACCCCATGCTCTCCAAGATCATCGCGCACGGCGCCGATCGTGCCGAGGCCCTCGCCCGACTCGATGCGGCGCTGGCGGCGACCCAGGTGTTGGGCGTACGCACCAATATCGAGTTCTGCCGCTTCCTGCTCGCGGCCGATGAGGTGCGGGCCGGGGAGCTCGACACTGGGCTGCTGGATCGGTTGGCCGAGGGATTCGAGCCGGCTCCTCCCCCACCCGGCGCGCTCGTCGCCGCGGCGATGCACCGCACGGAGGAGCGCTGGAACCGCGTACCCCGCGAGCGCCGCACGCTCTGGGACATCCCCAACGGCTGGCGGCTCGGCCCGGGCGATGCGCCCGGTCTGGGTGGGCGTGCGGAGGTGTGGACCCGCCTCGACCACGGCCCGGGTACGCCGGCGGTGACCGTCGGCCTGCGCGGGGTGCCCTGGGACGCCGAGATCACCCTGACCGACGCCACGATCGGTGCCGATCACCCGACGGTGACCTCGGCTCGTTATCGGGCTCGGGTCGTGCATGAGGGCAGCGCCCTTCGGCTCACCCTGGACGGGCAGCAGCAGCGCTGGCTGGTGGTGCGCGACGAGGACACGTTCTGGGTCGCCGGCGCGGGCGGGACGTGGGACCTGCGCCTGCGGCCGCTCATCGATCCGCGCATCCATGACGAGGGCACCAGCGACGGCGAGATCCGCAGTCCCATGCCGGGCGCCGTGATCGCCACGTTCCTCGAGGACGGCACCGAGGTCGAAGCCGGCGTACGCCTCCTCGCCGTCGAGGCCATGAAGATGGAGCACGCCCTCACCGCGCCCGTGGCCGGCACCGTTCGGATTCACGTGAAACAGGGCGACCAGGTCGCGGAGGATCAGCTGCTGGCGGTGGTTTCGACAGGCTCGACCGAGAAGGAGGAGTGA